In the genome of Abyssalbus ytuae, the window TAAACCAATGAACTACTTTAATCAGGTAGTTCATTGGTTTTTGAAAATTATTTAATCATATCAAAACTTCGTTTTACAAAAGAGGTGAGTTCTTCACCTTTTAATAACCCCTGAGATAATCGTGCAAGGTCCAGAGATTGTTTTATGAGTCTTTCCTGTTTTTTTTCAGTTTTGGAATTTAAAATATTTGAAATAAGCTCGTGATTTGTATTTATAACCAGATTATACATTTCCGGCAGATTACTCATTCCAAACATTCCGCCTCCTGTAGCGCTCATTTCTTTCATGCGGCGCATAAATTCAGGTTGTGTAATTACAAATGGCGATGTGGTGCTATCTAAAGCTTCCAATTGTACTGTGTATTTTTCAGCAGGAATTACTTTGTCTAAAGTTGATTTCAGCTTTTCTTTTTCTTCTTCTGACAGTTTGGAAATTTTATCTTCGTCTTTTTTAATAAGATTATCTAAAGAGTCAGCATCAACACGGGCAAAAGACACTTTTTCGTTCGTGGTTTCAAGCTTTTGGATTAAGTGAGATACGATTGGAGAATCTAACAGAACAACTTCATAACCTCTTTCTTTAGCTTCATCAATATAACTGTGTTGTGCATCTTTATCACTTGCGTAAAGAATTACAAGTTTATCGTCCTTGTCCGTTTGATTGTCTTTTATTTTCTCTTTCAGTTCTTCAATAGTATAATATTTGCCATCTATGGTAGGATATAGTGCAAATTTTTCGGCTTTTTCAAAGAATTTGTCTTCTGAAAGCATACCATATTCAATAACAATTTTGATATCGTTCCATTTTTTCTCAAAATCTTCACGGTTGTTATTAAATAAAGACTGAAGCTTGTCGGCTACTTTTCGGGTAATATAGCTTGATATTTTTTTTACATTCTGATCAGCCTGTAAATAAGAACGGGAAACGTTTAACGGTATGTCAGGAGAGTCTATAACCCCTCTTAACATTGTTAAAAATTCCGGTACAATACCTTCTACATTATCGGTTACAAAAACCTGGTTTTGGTAAAGCTGGATTTTATCTTTTTGCAGATTTATGTCATTGGTAAGTTTTGGGAAATACAAAATACCGGTGAGATTAAAAGGGTAATCAACATTTAAATGTATGTTGAATAAAGGTTCTTCAAACTGCATGGGGTATAATTCCCTGTAGAAGTTTTTATAATCCTCATTGGTTAAATCGGCAGGTTGTTTGGTCCATGCCGGATTAGGATTGTTTATAATGTTGTCTACAGTGATTTTTTCTTCTTTTGCCTCATCGCCTTCGCCGGTGGTTTTAGTTTCTTCCCTTGTGCCAAACTTTATCGGGATAGGCATAAATTTATTGTACTTTATCAGTAGTTCCTTTATCCTGTTTTCTTCAAGAAATTCTGTGGATTCATCATTAATATGCAGGATAATTTCTGTTCCCCGTTCTTTTTTATCGGTTTCTTCAAGGGTATAGTTAGGGCTTCCGTCACAGGTCCAGTGAACTGCGGGTTCATCCTGATAACTTTTGGTAATTATTTCTACTTTGTCAGCAACCATGAAGGCGGAGTAAAACCCTAAACCAAAATGACCTATAATCCCTGAGTCTTTTGCACTGTCTTTATATTTTTCCAAAAATTCTTCGGCACCGGAAAAAGCTACTTCATTTATATATTTTTTTATTTCATTTTCTGTCATACCAATACCTTGGTCAATAATGTGAAGCTTTTTTCCTTCCTTGTCTATTTTAACTTCAATTATAGGGTTACCATATTCTACTTTAGTTTCACCTATGCCTGTAATATGCTTTAATTTAAGAGTTGCATCGGTTGCATTTGATATTAATTCCCTTAAAAATATTTCATGGTCACTATAAAGAAACTTTTTTATAAGTGGAAAAATATTTTCTACTGAAACATTAATACTTCCTGTTGCCATATTGTAATGTTTTAATAATTATTACGATTAATCATATTGTTTGGTAAAGCCTTTTTCAAAAAAAATACCATTCAGAAAATAGTGACAAACTGACATATTGAATTTTAACAAAAGTTTTGTTTAATATTTTTTATGATAGATTAAACAATTTGTAAATTTGTTATACCAAGAGTAGAAGGGAAAAAATTGCTATGAAATTTATATACTATTCTATTGGTTGGTTTATTTATTGGTTAGGTTGTTTTTAAGAAACGTGCTTTTTTGATAAAGCACGTTTCTTTATTTATAATGAAATTAGTTCAGAATTTTTAAAGAGTTATAATATTCATTAAATTGCGCGGCTTTTTTTGCGTAATTAGCGAAATTAATTACCTAAATTTAAAAATTATAAAAATAAGACGACTATGTACAATTCTAAAATATTGGGGTTAGGTTACTATGTACCTGAAAATGTTGTTACGAATGATGACCTGACCAAGGTGATGGAAACCAGTGATGAGTGGATACAGGAGCGAACAGGAATTAAGGAAAGACGCCATGTAATTAAAGGGGAGGATACTACAACTTCTATGGGGGTAAAAGCGGCAAAAATAGCGATTGAGAGGGCCGGTATTAGTAAGGATGATATTGATTTTATAATTTTTGCTACTTTAAGCCCTGATTATTATTTTCCGGGACCTGGAGTACTGGTACAAAGGGATTTGGATATAAAAACTGTAGGGGCACTGGATGTTAGAAATCAGTGTTCGGGGTTTGTTTATGCTATATCTGTAGCCGATCAGTTTATTAAAACAGGGATGTACAAAAATATTCTTGTTATAGGTTCCGAACTTCATTCAACCGGACTGGATATGACTACAAAGGGCAGGGGAGTTTCGGTAATTTTTGGTGACGGAGCCGGTGCGGCTGTATTGACCAGGGAGGAAGATACTTCTAAAGGAATTCTTTCTACTCATTTACATTCTGAGGGTAAACATGCCGAAGAACTTGCTTTAATAGCCCCCGGTATGGGCAAAAGATGGGTTTTGGATATTTTAGAAGATAATGACCCTGAAGATGATTCTTATTATCCTCATATGAATGGCCAGTTTGTGTTTAAAAATGCGGTGGTCAGATTTAGTGAGGTGATCATGGAAGGTTTGAAAAAGAATAATTTATCACCTCAGGATATAGATATGCTTATTCCTCATCAGGCTAATTTAAGGATTTCACAATTTATTCAGGGGAAATTCAGGTTAAATGATGACCAGGTGTTTAATAATATAATGAAATACGGAAATACCACTGCTGCATCCATACCAATTGCTTTAACCGAAGCATGGGAACAGGGGAAAATAAACGAAGGTGACCTGGTAGTACTTGCAGCTTTCGGAAGCGGTTTTACCTGGGGTAGCGTAATAATAAGATGGTAATAAATTACTGAATGAACTGGTAGCATTGCTTAGCAATCTCCAGTTCTTCGTTTGTAGGTATTACCAATATTTTAACTTTTGATTCCGGTTTGTTAATCTCCCTGATTTCATCTGATCCCATTTCATTTACGTCATTGTCAAGTTCAATTCCTGCAAATTCCATATCCTTACAAACAAGTTCTCTTATTTTACTACTGTTTTCGCCTATACCAGCGGTAAAAATTATGGCATCCAGTCCATTCATTATTGCAGCGTAAGCTCCGATATATTTTTTTATACGGTATGCGTTCATTTCCAGAGCCAACTTACAGCTTTCATCTCCCTCGTACGCTCTGTCTTCAATATCCCGTAAGTCGCTGTTTCCTGTTAGGCCCAGCATACCACTTTGTTTATTAAGTATTTGGTTAGCTTCCTGAGAGCTATAACCTAATTTATCTATCAGGAAAAAAATTACCGATTGGTCGATGTCGCCGGAGCGCGTTCCCATTATAAGTCCGTTATTAGGCCCAAAACCCAGTGAGTGGTCAATGCTTTCTCCGTTTTTTACAGCCGTCATGCTACAGCCGTTGCCTAAGTGTATGGAAATTATTTTAGAGTTTGGTTTATTAATATATTCTATTGCTTGTTGTGATACATATTTATGGCTTATGCCATGAAAACCATATAATTCAATTTTATGTTCTTCAAAAAATTTGTTTGGGATGGCATATTTTCGTGCCTTAAGCGGAATAGTTTTATGAAAGGCAGTGTCAAAAACCGCTATTTGTCTGGTATTTGGAAAAATTTCTTCAGCTACTTCTATACCCGTTAAATTTGGGGGATTATGAAGCGGGGCTAATGAAAATAAATTTTTAATTTGTTCTTTTACTTTTTTATCCACCAGACAGGTATCGTAAAACAAATCGCCTCCATGAACTACTCTGTGGCCTATAGCGGCAATGTCATCCTGATTTTTTATTACTCCTGTATGATAATCCATTAAAAGTCTAGTGGCTTCTTTTAAACCACTTGAATGATTCGGGATATTAGTTTTTTTAGAAACATATATGGATCCTGATTCATAAAATATTAGAGACTCTTTTAAACCAATTCTTTCCACCACTCCGGAGGCTAAAACCTTTTCTCCTGGCATATTGATAAGTTTAAACTTTAAAGAAGAACTTCCGGAATTTATTATTAAAATATTACTCATTTACTAAATTTCACTCGCTTGAATAGCAGTTATTACTACTGTATTAAAAATATCATCTACTGTACACCCACGGCTTAAATCGTTTACAGGTTTATTAAGGCCCTGAAGTATGGGACCAATAGCTAAGGCTTTAGTTTCCCGTTGCACTGCTTTGTAGGTATTATTACCGGTATTTAAATCGGGGAAGATTAAAACAGATGCATAGCCGGCTACTTCAGAGTCAGGAAGCTTTTTCTTTCCTATACTGGCATCTACAGCTGCATCATACTGAATGGGTCCTTCAATTTTAAGGTCAGGACGCATATTTTTTACAATCTCTGTTGCTTTTCTTACTTTTTCCACATCTTCTCCTTTACCTGAAGTCCCTGAAGAATATGATAACATCGCTATTTTAGGTTCAATACCAAATGCTTTGCTGCTATCAGCCGATGATATGGCAATTTCGGCCAATTGTTCGGAAGTAGGGTTAGGATTAATAGCACAATCTCCAAACACGCATACCCTGTCTGGTAAGCACATAAAAAATATTGAAGAAACAACTGAAACATTGGGTTTTGTTTTTATAAACTGGAGGGCGGGTCTTATGGTATGTTGCGTGGTGTGTACTGCCCCGGAAACCATCCCGTCAGCATGCCCTTTGTATATCATCATTGTTCCAAAGTAAGATACATCGGTCATAAGGTCACGGGCGACATCCATATTTATATTTTTGTGTTTCCTTAACTCATAAAAAGTTTTTACATACTCTTCAAAATGTTCAGATTCAACCGGATTTATAATATTAATTTTATTAAGATTTAAAGGAATGTTATTTATAAGTGCTATCTCTTTTATTTTTTCCTTGTCTCCCAATAAAGTTATTTTTACAATCTTTAATGATATTAAACGGCAGGCGGCATTTAAAATTCTCTCATCGGTTCCTTCGGGTAAAACGATATGCTTTTTATGTTTTTTGGCTTTTTTAACAAGACTGTATTGAAACATTCTCGGGGTCATGCCGGAAGGGGTAAAGTTAATTAGTTTTTGGGCAAGAGAATCTATATGAACATATTTTTCAAAGGTATTGATAGATGTTCTTATTTTTTTAACGCTGTCAGCATAAATATTTGATTTGATTGCCCCTACCACATTCGTAACATTAAAAGTTCCTTTTTCCACAGAAATAATAGGAACAATTTCCGACAGTCCGTCTATAAGTTTCAAAATAGGTTCTTCGGGTAAAAGGCCACCTGTTAATATTATTCCTGATATCCTGGGATAGTTTGTAGACATATTTGCTTGTAAAACCCCTAAAATTATATCGGCCCGGTCTCCCGGTGTTATTACAAGGCTGTCTTTTTTAAGGTGTGTCAGGTAATTGCGTAATTGCATGGCTCCCACACCGTATGCCCCGGTTTGGTTATCGAGGTATTCTTTTCCGAAAAGAATTTTCCCGTTTAATTCTTCTACAATTTCTTTTATGGTAGGATTTGCAAGAGTTTCTATAAGCGGAATTGAAAAAACTTCTACATTTTCCGGTAAAAAATCACGTAAACCTTCTGTTGCTATTTTTAAATTTTCGGGCTGAATCTTGTTGGCAACCACGGCAATGACGTTTACTTCCTTATTTACAAAGAGCTGGTAAGCAAGTTCAAGGGTTCCCATGAGCTCATCTTTCTCTTTATCTACACCACTTGCAATTAGTATCACTGGTAATCCCAGGTTTTTGGCAATGCTTATATTGATATCAAACTCAAAAACACTTCCTTCTCCTGTAAAATCAGAACCTTCAACTAATACAAAATCAAAAGCGTCTTCAATTTTCTTATATTTTTCTATGATGGTATCAATTATTTCTCCGCTTTTACCTTTATTTCTAAGCTCTACGATTTCTTTTCTCGTAAATGCAAATGAATCTTTGTAAGGGAGTTTAATGTCAAAATAAGAAAGTACGGTTTCTATATGATTGTCTTTTTCTTTCCTGTTTTTAACGTCTATTACAGGTCTGAAATATCCTACCCTGGGGGTTTTCCCCAGTAAATTGTTTATAATGCCTAGAGAAATAATAGATTTTCCACTGTGAGGTTCAAGTGTGGTAATATAAATGCCTTTATTCATTGGGAGATATAAGTTGATAAAATATAAATATCGTATAAAATTTGAGTAGATAAAATTACTAATAGTTCCCAAAATATAGAAGCCGGATTGTTTTTATTTTTTGAAAAAGTTTTTTTTGGTTAAAACTTAAAGGCCCTGGTGAAAACCAAGGCCTTTTTTCAATAACTAACAATTAACACTAACCACCAACTTTTTATGTGAAAATTAAGATAGTTACAGAAAATCAGAGTATACCGCCACCTCCTTGTTTGGTGTTGTCATCTCTTCTTTTACGGCTTAGTGCCCTGTCTTTACCACTTCCAAACCTGTATGATAAGCCAACATACACAGTTCTGCTTTCCCAGTTAAATTCTCCGAATTGGCGATATGGGTTTTCTCCGGTAAACCTAAACTTCATTGTATTAAATACGTCATTAAAGTTGAAACTGAATGTGCCTTTGCCCTGAGCAAATGATTGACGAAGGCCTGCATTTACAAAATACATAGGTTTTGCAGTTAACTGAATACCTTTATTTTTTCCACGATAAAAACCGAACAGGGAAAATGAGAGGTTTTTATTTACTTTAAAATTATTATTCATTCTTAAATTCCAGGCCACATTGTCTACTTCCACTTTTTCAATAACAATATCATTTTCTGTTGCATTAAGCGGATCGGCAGACAGGGATTCTGTCAATCCTTTTTGTGTGCTGGTATAAAAATCAAAACTTCCGTTTATGCTCCACCAATTTGTGGGTCTGTAATTACTGGATACTTCTATGCCATAGGCTGAGGTATTTTCAAAATTGTCAAAAGTTAATATTTGTTTTGAAAGATCGGTTCTGTCTACATACAGGGCGCGATTAATCTCATCTTCTATGCTACGGAAGAAAACTCCCATTGTAACACTTCCTTTTTCCAATCTTCTTGTATAATTAACTTCATATGAATTGGTAAACTGGGGGACTAATGACGGATTACCGAATGAGGATATCTGTGGGGTGCTCCATTCCCTGATGGGGTTTACCTGTTGTAATCCGGGACGGTCTACACGCCGACTAAAGCTAAATTGAAATTGGTTTTTCTCATTTTGGTTGTACGTTACAAATACCGACGGATAAATTTGGGTATATTTATCGGTAAAGATCTTCACATTACTGGTATCGGCATTTACTTCTACATTTTCTATACGGGCACCTAATTGATAGCTCCATTTTTCAAAATTTTGTCCAAAAGTTGCGTAGCCGGAATAAATATCCATTGTGTAGGTGTAAAAAGTATCCGGTGTTGGCCGAAGCTCTCCTTCTTCGTTATATGATAAACCGGTAGATGAATAATCAATATCTGTTTCAAATAATCTGGTTTCCACACCCAGTTCCAGCTTCGACTTTTCTGATAAAGGGTTTACATAATCCAGGTTTCCTATAAACTGATCT includes:
- a CDS encoding 3-oxoacyl-ACP synthase III family protein; protein product: MYNSKILGLGYYVPENVVTNDDLTKVMETSDEWIQERTGIKERRHVIKGEDTTTSMGVKAAKIAIERAGISKDDIDFIIFATLSPDYYFPGPGVLVQRDLDIKTVGALDVRNQCSGFVYAISVADQFIKTGMYKNILVIGSELHSTGLDMTTKGRGVSVIFGDGAGAAVLTREEDTSKGILSTHLHSEGKHAEELALIAPGMGKRWVLDILEDNDPEDDSYYPHMNGQFVFKNAVVRFSEVIMEGLKKNNLSPQDIDMLIPHQANLRISQFIQGKFRLNDDQVFNNIMKYGNTTAASIPIALTEAWEQGKINEGDLVVLAAFGSGFTWGSVIIRW
- the htpG gene encoding molecular chaperone HtpG, translated to MATGSINVSVENIFPLIKKFLYSDHEIFLRELISNATDATLKLKHITGIGETKVEYGNPIIEVKIDKEGKKLHIIDQGIGMTENEIKKYINEVAFSGAEEFLEKYKDSAKDSGIIGHFGLGFYSAFMVADKVEIITKSYQDEPAVHWTCDGSPNYTLEETDKKERGTEIILHINDESTEFLEENRIKELLIKYNKFMPIPIKFGTREETKTTGEGDEAKEEKITVDNIINNPNPAWTKQPADLTNEDYKNFYRELYPMQFEEPLFNIHLNVDYPFNLTGILYFPKLTNDINLQKDKIQLYQNQVFVTDNVEGIVPEFLTMLRGVIDSPDIPLNVSRSYLQADQNVKKISSYITRKVADKLQSLFNNNREDFEKKWNDIKIVIEYGMLSEDKFFEKAEKFALYPTIDGKYYTIEELKEKIKDNQTDKDDKLVILYASDKDAQHSYIDEAKERGYEVVLLDSPIVSHLIQKLETTNEKVSFARVDADSLDNLIKKDEDKISKLSEEEKEKLKSTLDKVIPAEKYTVQLEALDSTTSPFVITQPEFMRRMKEMSATGGGMFGMSNLPEMYNLVINTNHELISNILNSKTEKKQERLIKQSLDLARLSQGLLKGEELTSFVKRSFDMIK
- a CDS encoding acetate/propionate family kinase, encoding MSNILIINSGSSSLKFKLINMPGEKVLASGVVERIGLKESLIFYESGSIYVSKKTNIPNHSSGLKEATRLLMDYHTGVIKNQDDIAAIGHRVVHGGDLFYDTCLVDKKVKEQIKNLFSLAPLHNPPNLTGIEVAEEIFPNTRQIAVFDTAFHKTIPLKARKYAIPNKFFEEHKIELYGFHGISHKYVSQQAIEYINKPNSKIISIHLGNGCSMTAVKNGESIDHSLGFGPNNGLIMGTRSGDIDQSVIFFLIDKLGYSSQEANQILNKQSGMLGLTGNSDLRDIEDRAYEGDESCKLALEMNAYRIKKYIGAYAAIMNGLDAIIFTAGIGENSSKIRELVCKDMEFAGIELDNDVNEMGSDEIREINKPESKVKILVIPTNEELEIAKQCYQFIQ
- the pta gene encoding phosphate acetyltransferase — encoded protein: MNKGIYITTLEPHSGKSIISLGIINNLLGKTPRVGYFRPVIDVKNRKEKDNHIETVLSYFDIKLPYKDSFAFTRKEIVELRNKGKSGEIIDTIIEKYKKIEDAFDFVLVEGSDFTGEGSVFEFDINISIAKNLGLPVILIASGVDKEKDELMGTLELAYQLFVNKEVNVIAVVANKIQPENLKIATEGLRDFLPENVEVFSIPLIETLANPTIKEIVEELNGKILFGKEYLDNQTGAYGVGAMQLRNYLTHLKKDSLVITPGDRADIILGVLQANMSTNYPRISGIILTGGLLPEEPILKLIDGLSEIVPIISVEKGTFNVTNVVGAIKSNIYADSVKKIRTSINTFEKYVHIDSLAQKLINFTPSGMTPRMFQYSLVKKAKKHKKHIVLPEGTDERILNAACRLISLKIVKITLLGDKEKIKEIALINNIPLNLNKINIINPVESEHFEEYVKTFYELRKHKNINMDVARDLMTDVSYFGTMMIYKGHADGMVSGAVHTTQHTIRPALQFIKTKPNVSVVSSIFFMCLPDRVCVFGDCAINPNPTSEQLAEIAISSADSSKAFGIEPKIAMLSYSSGTSGKGEDVEKVRKATEIVKNMRPDLKIEGPIQYDAAVDASIGKKKLPDSEVAGYASVLIFPDLNTGNNTYKAVQRETKALAIGPILQGLNKPVNDLSRGCTVDDIFNTVVITAIQASEI